In Salarias fasciatus chromosome 20, fSalaFa1.1, whole genome shotgun sequence, a single window of DNA contains:
- the LOC115407785 gene encoding IQ motif and SEC7 domain-containing protein 1-like isoform X6, translating into MWCLQCNSEKTQSLLELELNGCVEGDGRPNESGPSLDGGATYGQGPVTHGSAISPDRFDSQLYSHGVQPGPQRPRRPKLQHSQSILRKQAEEEAIKRSRSLSESYELSADLQDKQVEMLERKYGGRFITRHAARTIQTAFRQYQMNKNFERLRSSMSENRMSRRIVLSNMRMQLSFEGPEKVHSSYFEGRQVSMTEDGTPLSMVQSECGDIEVHQQANMAAHAAPQSDLTDAITELEDAFSRQVKSLAESIDDALNCRSLQGDEGPDPEAMGCTTVEGEVPYQVKAHRRVAGRMHDESMASYSDVTLFIDEEDMGPPIALSRSGDHPSSTESDLRLRSVNSSQEYWPIDPKDEGRDTDTSCRSTPSLECQEQRIRMDHLPLLTIEPPSDSSAELSDRSERSSVKRPPVYEPHGHIVTSSQASPKHISHGPPPRAPSRDDDAPLRHRHRQLESHLAINGSANRQSKSESDFSDGDNDSINSTSNSNDTINCSSESSSRDSLREQTLSKQTYHKETRNSWDSPIFSNDVIRKRHYRIGLNLFNKKPEKGIQYLTERGFIPDTPVGVAHFLLQRKGLSRQMIGEFLGNRQKQFNRDVLDCVVDEMDFQGMELDEALRKFQNHIRVQGEAQKVERLIEAFSQRYCICNPTVVRQFRNPDTIFILAFAIILLNTDMYSPNVKPERKMKLEDFIKNLRGVDDGEDIPRETLVGIYERIRKRELKTNEDHVSQVQKVEKLIVGKKPIGSLHHGLGCVLSLPHRRLVCYCRLFEVPDPNKLQKLGLHQREIFLFNDLLVVTKIFQKKKNSVTYSFRQSFSLYGMQVMLFENQYYPNGIRLTSAIPGADIKVLINFNAPNPQDRKKFTDDLRESIAEVQEMEKYRIESELEKQKGVVRPSMSQSSGLKKEAGNGNMNRASLDDSYAMGEGLKRSALSSSLRDLSEAGKRGRRSSAGSLDSNMEGSIISSPHTRRRATTPREGAPRGHPSIPNSASTSILGSLFGSKRGKPSSQSHPPFPAPGHPTLISHKPHPTNLHHTAQAVHAAQSQHHGHHSQYCQVPQNPPPYHHHHHYHPPPHTQYHQHPAYSSHSHQHSHPQQHSHYSQHSHHSSHSQHGPHHHSQQSGSAPGGPKPKHSGISTVV; encoded by the exons ATGTGGTGTTTGCAGTGTAATTCAGAGAAGACCCAGtccctgctggagctggagctgaatgGCTG TGTGGAAGGGGATGGACGGCCCAATGAGAGCGGCCCTTCCCTGGATGGTGGAGCCACCTACGGCCAGGGCCCGGTGACTCACGGCTCGGCCATCAGCCCCGATCGATTTGACAGCCAGCTTTACAGCCACGGGGTCCAGCCCGGGCCTCAGAGGCCCCGTCGGCCCAAGCTCCAGCACTCGCAGTCCATCCTCCGTAAACAGGCCGAGGAGGAGGCCATCAAGCGGTCGCGCTCGCTCTCCGAGAGCTACGAGCTCTCCGCCGACCTCCAGGATAAACAG GTGGAGATGCTGGAGCGCAAATACGGTGGGAGATTCATAACCCGGCATGCGGCTCGCACCATCCAGACAGCCTTCCGTCAGTATCAGATGAACAAGAACTTTGAACGTCTCAGGAGCTCTATGTCGGAGAACCGCATGTCCAGACGCATCGTCCTGTCTAACATGAGGATGCAGCTCTCCTTCGAAGGCCCGGAAAAAGTGCacagctcttattttgaagggagGCAGGTGTCCATGACAGAGGATGGCactccgctgtccatggtgcagTCTGAGTGTGGCGATATCGAGGTTCACCAACAGGCCAACATGGCCGCTCACGCGGCCCCGCAGAGTGACCTGACGGACGCCATCACGGAACTGGAGGACGCCTTCTCCAGACAGGTCAAGTCTTTAGCCGAGTCGATAGATGATGCTCTGAACTGCCGCAGCCTGCAGGGGGATGAGGGTCCCGACCCGGAGGCCATGGGTTGCACCACGGTGGAGGGTGAGGTACCCTATCAGGTGAAAGCCCACCGCAGGGTGGCTGGACGGATGCACGACGAGTCGATGGCGTCCTATAGTGATGTTACTTTGTTTATCGACGAGGAGGACATGGGCCCTCCTATCGCTCTCTCAAGGTCGGGCGATCATCCCTCCAGCACAGAATCAGACTTACGGCTGCGGTCAGTCAACTCCTCCCAGGAATATTGGCCTATCGACCCCAAAGATGAGGGTCGTGACACAGACACTAGCTGCCGCAGCACTCCTTCTCTGGAGTGCCAAGAGCAGCGCATTAGAATGGACCATCTTCCCCTCCTGACCATTGAACCTCCTAGCGATAGCTCCGCGGAGCTCAGCGACCGCTCCGAACGCAGCTCGGTCAAACGGCCGCCCGTGTACGAACCCCACGGCCACATCGTGACGTCGTCCCAGGCGAGCCCCAAACACATATCCCACGGGCCCCCGCCGCGCGCTCCCTCCCGCGACGACGACGCGCCCCtgcgccaccgccaccgccagcTAGAGAGCCACCTGGCGATCAACGGCTCGGCCAACAGGCAGAGCAAGTCCGAGTCGGACTTCTCGGACGGGGACAACGACAGCATCAACAGCACATCGAACTCCAACGACACCATCAactgcagctcggagtcctcgtCCAGAGACAGCCTGCGGGAGCAGACTCTGAGCAAACAGACGTACCACAAGGAGACTCGCAACAGCTGGGATTCGCCCATCTTCAGCAACGACGTGATCCGCAAGAGGCACTACCGCATCGGCCTGAATCTGTTCAACAA GAAGCCGGAGAAAGGCATTCAGTACTTGACTGAAAGAGGATTCATCCCAGACACGCCGGTCGGTGtggctcacttcctgctgcagaggaaaggGTTAAGCAGGCAGATGATCGGAGAATTTCTGGGCAATCGACAGAAGCAGTTTAACCGAGACGTCTTGGA CTGTGTGGTGGATGAGATGGACTTCCAGGGCATGGAGCTGGACGAGGCCCTCAGGAAGTTTCAGAACCACATCCGTGTTCAGGGTGAAGCCCAGAAGGTGGAACGGCTCATTGAAGCCTTCAG CCAGCGCTACTGCATCTGTAACCCCACGGTGGTGCGGCAGTTCAGGAACCCTGACACCATCTTCATCTTGGCCTTCGCGATCATCCTCCTCAACACCGACATGTACAGCCCCAACGTCAAGCCcgagaggaagatgaagctggAGGACTTCATCAAGAATTTAAgag GTGTGGATGATGGAGAGGACATACCACGGGAGACTCTGGTTGGCATCTATGAGAGGATTCGTAAGCGAGAGCTGAAGACCAATGAAGACCACGTCTCCCAGGTGCAGAAGGTTGAGAAGCTCATTGTGGGAAAGAAACCA ATTGGATCGCTCCACCACGGCCTTGGATGT GTGCTGTCACTGCCCCATCGCCGACTGGTGTGTTACTGCCGCCTGTTTGAAGTTCCAGATCCAAACAAGCTCCAGAAGCTGGGTCTGCATCAGCGGGAGATCTTCCTGTTCAACGACCTCCTCGTG GTCACCAAGATTTTCCAGAAAAAGAAGAATTCGGTGACGTACAGCTTCAGACAGTCCTTCTCTCTCTACGGGATGCAAGTCATGCTGTTTGAAAACCAGT ATTACCCAAATGGGATCAGGCTTACCTCGGCGATACCAGGTGCAGACATCAAAGTACTCATCAACTTCAACGCGCCGAACCCCCAGGACCGCAAGAAGTTTACAGACGATCTCCGGGAGTCCATCGCCGAGGTCCAGGAAATGGAGAAATACAGAATAGAGT ctgagctggagaagcagaagGGGGTGGTGAGACCCAGCATGTCGCAGAGCTCCGGGCTGAAGAAGGAAGCCGGCAACGGGAACATGAACCGCGCCAGTCTGGACGACAGCTACGCCATGGGAGAGGGCCTGAAGAGGAGCGCCCTCAGCAGCTCCCTGAGGGACCTCTCCGAAGCAG GCAAGCGGGGGCGTCGCAGCAGTGCAGGATCACTAGACAGCAATATGGAA GGGTCCATCATTAGCAGCCCTCACACGCGAAGGAGAGCCACCACGCCGCGCGAGGGCGCGCCCCGCggccatccctccatccctaaCTCTGCATCCACTTCCATCCTGGGGTCGCTCTTTGGCAGCAAGCGAGGGAAACCGTCATCTCAGAGCCACCCTCCTTTCCCCGCCCCCGGCCACCCCACCCTCATATCCCACAAGCCCCACCCGACCAACCTGCACCACACAGCACAGGCGGTTCACGCAGCACAGTCCCAGCACCACGGCCACCATTCCCAATACTGCCAGGTCCCGCAGAACCCCCCGCcgtaccaccaccaccaccactaccacccgCCCCCCCACACGCAGTACCACCAGCACCCGGCCTACAGCTCGCACTCGCACCAACACTCCCACCCGCAGCAGCACAGCCACTACAGCCAGCATTCCCATCACTCCTCGCACTCCCAGCACGGCCCCCACCACCACAGTCAGCAGTCGGGCTCGGCGCCCGGTGGACCCAAACCCAAACACAGTGGCATCAGCACCGTAGTGTGA
- the LOC115407785 gene encoding IQ motif and SEC7 domain-containing protein 1-like isoform X3, with translation MVDKLWRKSWHFIETRRSFRNKRSSCSLAECSSDVEGDGRPNESGPSLDGGATYGQGPVTHGSAISPDRFDSQLYSHGVQPGPQRPRRPKLQHSQSILRKQAEEEAIKRSRSLSESYELSADLQDKQVEMLERKYGGRFITRHAARTIQTAFRQYQMNKNFERLRSSMSENRMSRRIVLSNMRMQLSFEGPEKVHSSYFEGRQVSMTEDGTPLSMVQSECGDIEVHQQANMAAHAAPQSDLTDAITELEDAFSRQVKSLAESIDDALNCRSLQGDEGPDPEAMGCTTVEGEVPYQVKAHRRVAGRMHDESMASYSDVTLFIDEEDMGPPIALSRSGDHPSSTESDLRLRSVNSSQEYWPIDPKDEGRDTDTSCRSTPSLECQEQRIRMDHLPLLTIEPPSDSSAELSDRSERSSVKRPPVYEPHGHIVTSSQASPKHISHGPPPRAPSRDDDAPLRHRHRQLESHLAINGSANRQSKSESDFSDGDNDSINSTSNSNDTINCSSESSSRDSLREQTLSKQTYHKETRNSWDSPIFSNDVIRKRHYRIGLNLFNKKPEKGIQYLTERGFIPDTPVGVAHFLLQRKGLSRQMIGEFLGNRQKQFNRDVLDCVVDEMDFQGMELDEALRKFQNHIRVQGEAQKVERLIEAFSQRYCICNPTVVRQFRNPDTIFILAFAIILLNTDMYSPNVKPERKMKLEDFIKNLRGVDDGEDIPRETLVGIYERIRKRELKTNEDHVSQVQKVEKLIVGKKPIGSLHHGLGCVLSLPHRRLVCYCRLFEVPDPNKLQKLGLHQREIFLFNDLLVVTKIFQKKKNSVTYSFRQSFSLYGMQVMLFENQYYPNGIRLTSAIPGADIKVLINFNAPNPQDRKKFTDDLRESIAEVQEMEKYRIESELEKQKGVVRPSMSQSSGLKKEAGNGNMNRASLDDSYAMGEGLKRSALSSSLRDLSEAGKRGRRSSAGSLDSNMEGSIISSPHTRRRATTPREGAPRGHPSIPNSASTSILGSLFGSKRGKPSSQSHPPFPAPGHPTLISHKPHPTNLHHTAQAVHAAQSQHHGHHSQYCQVPQNPPPYHHHHHYHPPPHTQYHQHPAYSSHSHQHSHPQQHSHYSQHSHHSSHSQHGPHHHSQQSGSAPGGPKPKHSGISTVV, from the exons ATGGTGGACAAGCTATGGAGGAAGAGTTGGCACTTCATAGAAACCAGACGGTCTTTTCGCAATAAGCGCTCCTCTTGCAGTTTGGCAGAATGTAGCAGTGA TGTGGAAGGGGATGGACGGCCCAATGAGAGCGGCCCTTCCCTGGATGGTGGAGCCACCTACGGCCAGGGCCCGGTGACTCACGGCTCGGCCATCAGCCCCGATCGATTTGACAGCCAGCTTTACAGCCACGGGGTCCAGCCCGGGCCTCAGAGGCCCCGTCGGCCCAAGCTCCAGCACTCGCAGTCCATCCTCCGTAAACAGGCCGAGGAGGAGGCCATCAAGCGGTCGCGCTCGCTCTCCGAGAGCTACGAGCTCTCCGCCGACCTCCAGGATAAACAG GTGGAGATGCTGGAGCGCAAATACGGTGGGAGATTCATAACCCGGCATGCGGCTCGCACCATCCAGACAGCCTTCCGTCAGTATCAGATGAACAAGAACTTTGAACGTCTCAGGAGCTCTATGTCGGAGAACCGCATGTCCAGACGCATCGTCCTGTCTAACATGAGGATGCAGCTCTCCTTCGAAGGCCCGGAAAAAGTGCacagctcttattttgaagggagGCAGGTGTCCATGACAGAGGATGGCactccgctgtccatggtgcagTCTGAGTGTGGCGATATCGAGGTTCACCAACAGGCCAACATGGCCGCTCACGCGGCCCCGCAGAGTGACCTGACGGACGCCATCACGGAACTGGAGGACGCCTTCTCCAGACAGGTCAAGTCTTTAGCCGAGTCGATAGATGATGCTCTGAACTGCCGCAGCCTGCAGGGGGATGAGGGTCCCGACCCGGAGGCCATGGGTTGCACCACGGTGGAGGGTGAGGTACCCTATCAGGTGAAAGCCCACCGCAGGGTGGCTGGACGGATGCACGACGAGTCGATGGCGTCCTATAGTGATGTTACTTTGTTTATCGACGAGGAGGACATGGGCCCTCCTATCGCTCTCTCAAGGTCGGGCGATCATCCCTCCAGCACAGAATCAGACTTACGGCTGCGGTCAGTCAACTCCTCCCAGGAATATTGGCCTATCGACCCCAAAGATGAGGGTCGTGACACAGACACTAGCTGCCGCAGCACTCCTTCTCTGGAGTGCCAAGAGCAGCGCATTAGAATGGACCATCTTCCCCTCCTGACCATTGAACCTCCTAGCGATAGCTCCGCGGAGCTCAGCGACCGCTCCGAACGCAGCTCGGTCAAACGGCCGCCCGTGTACGAACCCCACGGCCACATCGTGACGTCGTCCCAGGCGAGCCCCAAACACATATCCCACGGGCCCCCGCCGCGCGCTCCCTCCCGCGACGACGACGCGCCCCtgcgccaccgccaccgccagcTAGAGAGCCACCTGGCGATCAACGGCTCGGCCAACAGGCAGAGCAAGTCCGAGTCGGACTTCTCGGACGGGGACAACGACAGCATCAACAGCACATCGAACTCCAACGACACCATCAactgcagctcggagtcctcgtCCAGAGACAGCCTGCGGGAGCAGACTCTGAGCAAACAGACGTACCACAAGGAGACTCGCAACAGCTGGGATTCGCCCATCTTCAGCAACGACGTGATCCGCAAGAGGCACTACCGCATCGGCCTGAATCTGTTCAACAA GAAGCCGGAGAAAGGCATTCAGTACTTGACTGAAAGAGGATTCATCCCAGACACGCCGGTCGGTGtggctcacttcctgctgcagaggaaaggGTTAAGCAGGCAGATGATCGGAGAATTTCTGGGCAATCGACAGAAGCAGTTTAACCGAGACGTCTTGGA CTGTGTGGTGGATGAGATGGACTTCCAGGGCATGGAGCTGGACGAGGCCCTCAGGAAGTTTCAGAACCACATCCGTGTTCAGGGTGAAGCCCAGAAGGTGGAACGGCTCATTGAAGCCTTCAG CCAGCGCTACTGCATCTGTAACCCCACGGTGGTGCGGCAGTTCAGGAACCCTGACACCATCTTCATCTTGGCCTTCGCGATCATCCTCCTCAACACCGACATGTACAGCCCCAACGTCAAGCCcgagaggaagatgaagctggAGGACTTCATCAAGAATTTAAgag GTGTGGATGATGGAGAGGACATACCACGGGAGACTCTGGTTGGCATCTATGAGAGGATTCGTAAGCGAGAGCTGAAGACCAATGAAGACCACGTCTCCCAGGTGCAGAAGGTTGAGAAGCTCATTGTGGGAAAGAAACCA ATTGGATCGCTCCACCACGGCCTTGGATGT GTGCTGTCACTGCCCCATCGCCGACTGGTGTGTTACTGCCGCCTGTTTGAAGTTCCAGATCCAAACAAGCTCCAGAAGCTGGGTCTGCATCAGCGGGAGATCTTCCTGTTCAACGACCTCCTCGTG GTCACCAAGATTTTCCAGAAAAAGAAGAATTCGGTGACGTACAGCTTCAGACAGTCCTTCTCTCTCTACGGGATGCAAGTCATGCTGTTTGAAAACCAGT ATTACCCAAATGGGATCAGGCTTACCTCGGCGATACCAGGTGCAGACATCAAAGTACTCATCAACTTCAACGCGCCGAACCCCCAGGACCGCAAGAAGTTTACAGACGATCTCCGGGAGTCCATCGCCGAGGTCCAGGAAATGGAGAAATACAGAATAGAGT ctgagctggagaagcagaagGGGGTGGTGAGACCCAGCATGTCGCAGAGCTCCGGGCTGAAGAAGGAAGCCGGCAACGGGAACATGAACCGCGCCAGTCTGGACGACAGCTACGCCATGGGAGAGGGCCTGAAGAGGAGCGCCCTCAGCAGCTCCCTGAGGGACCTCTCCGAAGCAG GCAAGCGGGGGCGTCGCAGCAGTGCAGGATCACTAGACAGCAATATGGAA GGGTCCATCATTAGCAGCCCTCACACGCGAAGGAGAGCCACCACGCCGCGCGAGGGCGCGCCCCGCggccatccctccatccctaaCTCTGCATCCACTTCCATCCTGGGGTCGCTCTTTGGCAGCAAGCGAGGGAAACCGTCATCTCAGAGCCACCCTCCTTTCCCCGCCCCCGGCCACCCCACCCTCATATCCCACAAGCCCCACCCGACCAACCTGCACCACACAGCACAGGCGGTTCACGCAGCACAGTCCCAGCACCACGGCCACCATTCCCAATACTGCCAGGTCCCGCAGAACCCCCCGCcgtaccaccaccaccaccactaccacccgCCCCCCCACACGCAGTACCACCAGCACCCGGCCTACAGCTCGCACTCGCACCAACACTCCCACCCGCAGCAGCACAGCCACTACAGCCAGCATTCCCATCACTCCTCGCACTCCCAGCACGGCCCCCACCACCACAGTCAGCAGTCGGGCTCGGCGCCCGGTGGACCCAAACCCAAACACAGTGGCATCAGCACCGTAGTGTGA
- the LOC115407785 gene encoding IQ motif and SEC7 domain-containing protein 1-like isoform X1 yields MESPTENPTRAAGYLKELNKIIETQQELLERQRGRIEELEQQVSDLCTENVCLKEQYQRHLATCRLLQGSNSLVALGSIKEHVTQDKKHVSLPVDISEKPGRLVSEGCRRVTPCRKWKSASFGVEGDGRPNESGPSLDGGATYGQGPVTHGSAISPDRFDSQLYSHGVQPGPQRPRRPKLQHSQSILRKQAEEEAIKRSRSLSESYELSADLQDKQVEMLERKYGGRFITRHAARTIQTAFRQYQMNKNFERLRSSMSENRMSRRIVLSNMRMQLSFEGPEKVHSSYFEGRQVSMTEDGTPLSMVQSECGDIEVHQQANMAAHAAPQSDLTDAITELEDAFSRQVKSLAESIDDALNCRSLQGDEGPDPEAMGCTTVEGEVPYQVKAHRRVAGRMHDESMASYSDVTLFIDEEDMGPPIALSRSGDHPSSTESDLRLRSVNSSQEYWPIDPKDEGRDTDTSCRSTPSLECQEQRIRMDHLPLLTIEPPSDSSAELSDRSERSSVKRPPVYEPHGHIVTSSQASPKHISHGPPPRAPSRDDDAPLRHRHRQLESHLAINGSANRQSKSESDFSDGDNDSINSTSNSNDTINCSSESSSRDSLREQTLSKQTYHKETRNSWDSPIFSNDVIRKRHYRIGLNLFNKKPEKGIQYLTERGFIPDTPVGVAHFLLQRKGLSRQMIGEFLGNRQKQFNRDVLDCVVDEMDFQGMELDEALRKFQNHIRVQGEAQKVERLIEAFSQRYCICNPTVVRQFRNPDTIFILAFAIILLNTDMYSPNVKPERKMKLEDFIKNLRGVDDGEDIPRETLVGIYERIRKRELKTNEDHVSQVQKVEKLIVGKKPIGSLHHGLGCVLSLPHRRLVCYCRLFEVPDPNKLQKLGLHQREIFLFNDLLVVTKIFQKKKNSVTYSFRQSFSLYGMQVMLFENQYYPNGIRLTSAIPGADIKVLINFNAPNPQDRKKFTDDLRESIAEVQEMEKYRIESELEKQKGVVRPSMSQSSGLKKEAGNGNMNRASLDDSYAMGEGLKRSALSSSLRDLSEAGKRGRRSSAGSLDSNMEGSIISSPHTRRRATTPREGAPRGHPSIPNSASTSILGSLFGSKRGKPSSQSHPPFPAPGHPTLISHKPHPTNLHHTAQAVHAAQSQHHGHHSQYCQVPQNPPPYHHHHHYHPPPHTQYHQHPAYSSHSHQHSHPQQHSHYSQHSHHSSHSQHGPHHHSQQSGSAPGGPKPKHSGISTVV; encoded by the exons TGTGGAAGGGGATGGACGGCCCAATGAGAGCGGCCCTTCCCTGGATGGTGGAGCCACCTACGGCCAGGGCCCGGTGACTCACGGCTCGGCCATCAGCCCCGATCGATTTGACAGCCAGCTTTACAGCCACGGGGTCCAGCCCGGGCCTCAGAGGCCCCGTCGGCCCAAGCTCCAGCACTCGCAGTCCATCCTCCGTAAACAGGCCGAGGAGGAGGCCATCAAGCGGTCGCGCTCGCTCTCCGAGAGCTACGAGCTCTCCGCCGACCTCCAGGATAAACAG GTGGAGATGCTGGAGCGCAAATACGGTGGGAGATTCATAACCCGGCATGCGGCTCGCACCATCCAGACAGCCTTCCGTCAGTATCAGATGAACAAGAACTTTGAACGTCTCAGGAGCTCTATGTCGGAGAACCGCATGTCCAGACGCATCGTCCTGTCTAACATGAGGATGCAGCTCTCCTTCGAAGGCCCGGAAAAAGTGCacagctcttattttgaagggagGCAGGTGTCCATGACAGAGGATGGCactccgctgtccatggtgcagTCTGAGTGTGGCGATATCGAGGTTCACCAACAGGCCAACATGGCCGCTCACGCGGCCCCGCAGAGTGACCTGACGGACGCCATCACGGAACTGGAGGACGCCTTCTCCAGACAGGTCAAGTCTTTAGCCGAGTCGATAGATGATGCTCTGAACTGCCGCAGCCTGCAGGGGGATGAGGGTCCCGACCCGGAGGCCATGGGTTGCACCACGGTGGAGGGTGAGGTACCCTATCAGGTGAAAGCCCACCGCAGGGTGGCTGGACGGATGCACGACGAGTCGATGGCGTCCTATAGTGATGTTACTTTGTTTATCGACGAGGAGGACATGGGCCCTCCTATCGCTCTCTCAAGGTCGGGCGATCATCCCTCCAGCACAGAATCAGACTTACGGCTGCGGTCAGTCAACTCCTCCCAGGAATATTGGCCTATCGACCCCAAAGATGAGGGTCGTGACACAGACACTAGCTGCCGCAGCACTCCTTCTCTGGAGTGCCAAGAGCAGCGCATTAGAATGGACCATCTTCCCCTCCTGACCATTGAACCTCCTAGCGATAGCTCCGCGGAGCTCAGCGACCGCTCCGAACGCAGCTCGGTCAAACGGCCGCCCGTGTACGAACCCCACGGCCACATCGTGACGTCGTCCCAGGCGAGCCCCAAACACATATCCCACGGGCCCCCGCCGCGCGCTCCCTCCCGCGACGACGACGCGCCCCtgcgccaccgccaccgccagcTAGAGAGCCACCTGGCGATCAACGGCTCGGCCAACAGGCAGAGCAAGTCCGAGTCGGACTTCTCGGACGGGGACAACGACAGCATCAACAGCACATCGAACTCCAACGACACCATCAactgcagctcggagtcctcgtCCAGAGACAGCCTGCGGGAGCAGACTCTGAGCAAACAGACGTACCACAAGGAGACTCGCAACAGCTGGGATTCGCCCATCTTCAGCAACGACGTGATCCGCAAGAGGCACTACCGCATCGGCCTGAATCTGTTCAACAA GAAGCCGGAGAAAGGCATTCAGTACTTGACTGAAAGAGGATTCATCCCAGACACGCCGGTCGGTGtggctcacttcctgctgcagaggaaaggGTTAAGCAGGCAGATGATCGGAGAATTTCTGGGCAATCGACAGAAGCAGTTTAACCGAGACGTCTTGGA CTGTGTGGTGGATGAGATGGACTTCCAGGGCATGGAGCTGGACGAGGCCCTCAGGAAGTTTCAGAACCACATCCGTGTTCAGGGTGAAGCCCAGAAGGTGGAACGGCTCATTGAAGCCTTCAG CCAGCGCTACTGCATCTGTAACCCCACGGTGGTGCGGCAGTTCAGGAACCCTGACACCATCTTCATCTTGGCCTTCGCGATCATCCTCCTCAACACCGACATGTACAGCCCCAACGTCAAGCCcgagaggaagatgaagctggAGGACTTCATCAAGAATTTAAgag GTGTGGATGATGGAGAGGACATACCACGGGAGACTCTGGTTGGCATCTATGAGAGGATTCGTAAGCGAGAGCTGAAGACCAATGAAGACCACGTCTCCCAGGTGCAGAAGGTTGAGAAGCTCATTGTGGGAAAGAAACCA ATTGGATCGCTCCACCACGGCCTTGGATGT GTGCTGTCACTGCCCCATCGCCGACTGGTGTGTTACTGCCGCCTGTTTGAAGTTCCAGATCCAAACAAGCTCCAGAAGCTGGGTCTGCATCAGCGGGAGATCTTCCTGTTCAACGACCTCCTCGTG GTCACCAAGATTTTCCAGAAAAAGAAGAATTCGGTGACGTACAGCTTCAGACAGTCCTTCTCTCTCTACGGGATGCAAGTCATGCTGTTTGAAAACCAGT ATTACCCAAATGGGATCAGGCTTACCTCGGCGATACCAGGTGCAGACATCAAAGTACTCATCAACTTCAACGCGCCGAACCCCCAGGACCGCAAGAAGTTTACAGACGATCTCCGGGAGTCCATCGCCGAGGTCCAGGAAATGGAGAAATACAGAATAGAGT ctgagctggagaagcagaagGGGGTGGTGAGACCCAGCATGTCGCAGAGCTCCGGGCTGAAGAAGGAAGCCGGCAACGGGAACATGAACCGCGCCAGTCTGGACGACAGCTACGCCATGGGAGAGGGCCTGAAGAGGAGCGCCCTCAGCAGCTCCCTGAGGGACCTCTCCGAAGCAG GCAAGCGGGGGCGTCGCAGCAGTGCAGGATCACTAGACAGCAATATGGAA GGGTCCATCATTAGCAGCCCTCACACGCGAAGGAGAGCCACCACGCCGCGCGAGGGCGCGCCCCGCggccatccctccatccctaaCTCTGCATCCACTTCCATCCTGGGGTCGCTCTTTGGCAGCAAGCGAGGGAAACCGTCATCTCAGAGCCACCCTCCTTTCCCCGCCCCCGGCCACCCCACCCTCATATCCCACAAGCCCCACCCGACCAACCTGCACCACACAGCACAGGCGGTTCACGCAGCACAGTCCCAGCACCACGGCCACCATTCCCAATACTGCCAGGTCCCGCAGAACCCCCCGCcgtaccaccaccaccaccactaccacccgCCCCCCCACACGCAGTACCACCAGCACCCGGCCTACAGCTCGCACTCGCACCAACACTCCCACCCGCAGCAGCACAGCCACTACAGCCAGCATTCCCATCACTCCTCGCACTCCCAGCACGGCCCCCACCACCACAGTCAGCAGTCGGGCTCGGCGCCCGGTGGACCCAAACCCAAACACAGTGGCATCAGCACCGTAGTGTGA